One Pseudoalteromonas rubra genomic window, CACCAATCAGGGCCAGTATATCGAGTTGCTGGCACCCTGGGGTAACGCCACCCAATCGCAAGTTCCAGCGCTCGTAATGCCGACCAGTGGCGACTTTAATAGCGCCGTAACTGCACTCAAAAATGCTAACACCATGGTTAACGACAACGTGCGTGCTATGGTCGACTGGCAAACAAAACTGGGCTCAGTTCAGTTTACAGATCTAGATGGTAACGTTCAGACAGTAAAAACCCTCCGGCAAATGCAGAGTGAATTGGACAATGTAAACCCCTACCCTGCTGCAATGACAAAGGCCGCGTTCGATATGATCTGCCAGGATAGGCAGCGATTGTATGCAGGTTCAGGGTTTATCACTATGGGCCGCCATCCGGGGGGCAACACTCCCACGATAAACGATGGTATGTACATTCATGAGTCAAACGCGAGCTATAACACGTATTTGAATATTGGACGTGAGATTGATGGGATCGGTCCATCCGACACGGAAGCAGCGATTCTGCTTATTAACGGTGTAGTACACACGTTGAGAGGTCTACCTACCCAAAATCGTGCAAACTACGAATTGTTTTCCATCAGGCTGCCCGATCCGCCTGATGGTACAGAGACGTTTGACTCAGTTTCAGGCGCCTTGTTGAAGCACGCAAGCCCAGAAGTGGCGTTTGCAAGCGAAACTAGTACGACTACAGTTGTCGAAACACGGCAGGACTTTATTTTTATAGAGCAATTTCATGAGGCTATATCTACAACTGGCGAGATTTTCCCATACGGAAATGTCCATTATCAACACAGTAATTGGGCAGGCATCCAATTATCCAAAAGCTCAGCCGCTCAGAGCTATTTTGCTTTAGGGACCTGGGACACAGAAACGGACGCATACAGCGCAAAAATATCAGAGCTAACTATTAGTCAGTTGGACCAAATATTACAAGACAGCAGTAATAACATTTACCATGACGCCGCAAATGACGAATTGGTACAGGTTAGATATCGGGTGCATGTTATCCGTGGTAATAGTGGCCGCTGGGATACTCTATATGGTGCTGGGGGATTGCCGGTTTGGGGCTATTGTGGTGGCGTTAGTTGGATATCCGCGCAAGGCCAGCAGGCGTCTCCGAGTAACTCTGTTTTTGTAAAAAGCCAACATGACGATGCAACATTAGCTGACAGTGATTCTGTAGCTGTTGAAGGTGAGCAAAATACCGTAGGCGTTTTGTCCTATGGGCAAACTAAGCCTATTGCTGTCCCAGTTGCACTAGTACAGCGTCTGAGTGCGTCTGCCTATCATCCTGTTTATAGCCCATTTGGTGCTGACAAATGTGCCCGTTTAAATGGAGCAGCTAGTGACTGGGATGATACGGATAATCCAATAGTTTCCAAGTCAGATGCGTATACAAAACGAGCCGCTGGCACGAGTCAGGCAAGTGGTCTGCATGCAGGGCAGGTAATAGATCTAAGGCTGAATGTTAAAAAAGTCGACAGTGCGATAGTGCACTCTGCGATGAGCAAACTCATAAATGGCACATTTCGAGGCAAGCAAAGTCCACTTTGGTTGCATACAAAGCACGGCGGCCAATTAGTACAGATAATTAAGACTGGCGAAGCCCATTATGACTCAGTTAATAACCACACAATCAGCTTCGATGTACAAAATGAAAATAGCTCTAAAGTATTTAGTAACATAACAGCAGAATACTGGTTATTTCAAGGTGATAATGGAGCAGCTATGAAGGTTAAGCGTGTCGACCTTACTGTGGACCATTTGCATGTGGGTGTAGGCTCAAGGGCTTATATATATGGATCTGGTGACATTACTAGTGAGTTCAATGCTAAGTTTCCAAATGGCACTACAATAACCATCATGGCTCAAAGTAATTGCGTGCCCGAACTAGACCGAGTCCCTTGTGTAGACATAGTTGGTAGTCTGGCTGATATCGCTCAGACATTTCCAGATGGCGTATGTGGTTCGTGGGTTGCTGCTGTCCCGCGCGGAGATGGACAGTTACAAAGTTTCGCGGCCAACTACAAAGCGATATCTGTGCCTAAACTTTGCTATACCCTAAACCATGGTACGTCATGGATATCGTCTGACAGCTCAATAGACAGTGTTACAAATAAGGTTACGCATTCGTCAACTAATGTGCCTGGCCTCGTTTCGATGTGGCTTTATGAGACTGTCGCCAAACTAACTACTCCATCTATTCAAACTCGCTTTTACGATAATCCAGAAAACGTTTATGTAAGTAGCGCTCACAGTATTGGCTTAGGCAATAGGTTGAATCAGTCTTTACTCGGCCAGCCAACAACAGATAGCAGCACTGCAAATGCTTATCCTAAGATGTTCCCTCTCACTTCTTACAGTTTAAACCCAACTCTAGGAGTGTTAGCTACAAGCGGTAATATTCATTCCGAGCTTTCGCTAAGCTTGCCCACAAACAATTCAAAAGCAGTCAAGGCTTTATATTCAGTGGTAAGTACCAACGGCTTACTTTACTTACAGTTCAATGGATCAGAGCTACAGCATTCAGGTACAAACTGGGGAGATAATCGTTCAATTGTTGGGGCTGATGGAGAGCATACTAAAACGGATTCTAACGGCAATACGGTTAAATCATTTTGCCACAAAACAGAGCTACCTATTGGGATCGCGTAAGGAGATTTATATGTCATCAGTTACCTTTAATGATGTATTACTCGCTATTGAACTCGGTAAAGACATACAAGATATCCAAACTCTGTTGCAAAAAGCGACTGAGGTTCAGTCTGATAGGCTTTGCGAGTGGAACAAACTACGCAATATTGCCGAAGAATATGCAATTGAACATAATATAGATGTCAACAAGCATCTCTCGAACTTCGATATCAGTAACCCAAAGCCAGTACCAACTATAGCTGTTAGCTTTGATTACCTATCAGGTGCTATGAGAAACCGAAGCAAAGAAAATCGCTCGCATGAAGTTGCGCGCATAGTCGTTGATTACAATAACATGAGATTTGACGGTGATGAGACAAGTCAAAACCGTATGGCGAGAGCATGTTTGTTTATGTCCGATACTGAACAAGTAGACTGGATATTGGCTGATAATACGGTTGTTAAAGTAGACAAAGCTACGTTAATGCATGTTGGTCGTTTGGCTGGGCAAAAGCAAGCTGCGCTTTGGATAAAATAGCTTTTACAGAGGGTTTAAACGCCCTCTGTTTTTAAATTCGGCAAATCTAAAAACAAATGTATTTTTATCCAAAATCAAACGGCGCGTTACATTAAGAGCCTCAATGTCATAGTTAATTAGTGATTCAACACCGCACCATCTATCTCCGATCCCTAAATAATAGTTAGCATCAGGGTTAGATGCTCAAATCACTGGTATTAAAAATCGCGACAGTAAACTTATGTGAGTCGTCTTGCTTTACTATTGTGATTTCTAGATCATTCATTAATAGCGTGATATCTGTGACAGTTGTTGCCATCAAAGCATCATCAGCACTAGTTGCATCACTAATAAACCCCAATACCTCACTAAGTTTCAACGCGTTATTAAGCTCTAATCGAAACCCGCTAGGAACTTCTATTGGTTCTATAGTTAGCCTGTAAAAATATCCGTTATCTTCAATAACGAAATCAGCTTTGCTTATGTCAAAATCATAAGCTCCGAAAGCCATAGCCGTCCAAAGCTTTTTTTCTAATTCATGTAAGAAGTTTTGTTCTTCGTTGTTCATAACAAACCCTTTTACCTGTGCTTGCGAGCACAAAGTATTAATGCATGTGTTGGCAGGATAGAAAGATAATGGCTAAAAAGTGGAAATTTAGATGCGATGAGAGAGCGATAAATTACAGCTTTTTAGCAAATAGAGTATGACATAGATAAAAGACACCGTGCGCCCTGCCTTTTACTTTTGTATACCTTGATTGTGCCTCAAGCTCTTAAATTTTCATATGATTTTTATCAAATATACGATCAGTTGGACGTTGTTTCCTAAACCATTTAACTAATGAATGGTCTGTGCTTTGCTGTTTCCAAACACAATAAGTACAGCAAAATCCTGCTGTTTGAACTAAATCAAGCCATAGCCGAATTTAAAAAGTTCGGTATTCTGGAAGAGATAAAATACAATACCGCTAAGAGCTGCGAGTAACATTGGTTTTCAACCAACGTAAAAGGCACTGAAGTGTCCTGCTACTTACTCTTTTGGTCAAATTTGAACGATGTGAGCATGCTCAGACACAAAAAAGGGAGCATACTTGAACCACCCTTTTTGATTCTACACGCAATTTAACATAATGAAAAATGGCGCTTTTTTAGTCTGAATTTTATCCAGTTAATGCAATGCAGCGGTAAATGGAATACTTTCGCAGATCTCGGCTTCAGCTATCAGTATTTCTTCCAGACGAGCGTCGATTATGGCCTTGTCAAAATACTCGTAACCTAGTTCGACAAACAGGTTTTTATGCTTTTCTTCTGACTTAGCAATGGTCACGTAAAAGTCTTTTTCTTTACCTTCAGGCAACGCTTCCGCTACCAGAGAAAAACGCTCATGCCCCCTCGCCTCAATTACCGCGGCAACTAACAGGCGATCAATTAAAAATTCATCTGACCCCTGGCGAAATAAGGCGCGCATTTTTTTAATGTACGGGTCTGCCTTATCATTGCCTAAAGTCACGTTACGGTCGGTCAATAACTTAAGCACTTGCTTAAAGTGGATCATCTCTTCTATGGCCAGATCGGCCATCGCTTTTACCAGTTTGATGCGATCCGGATAATGGCTCAACATAGACATGGCCATGCCAGAGGCTTTTTTCTCAGCAGCAGCATGATCCTGTAAAAAGATATCAAAGTCGGCCATGACTTTATGTGTCCAGTCGAATGGCGTGTGGAATTTTAATTCAAACATCGTTTAATCTGTTCCGTTATCGGTTTTGGGGCATTTTACCCAACTCAAGCGTTAATTTCCAAAGCCAGCAAGCTATTTTCTAACCCCCTGCTCTTTATACACATTTAAAGCAGAGTGTTTAATATCGGACAATTTTATTGTTCACTGTATAACAGGCTGTCTCTGTCTGCCTTGCCATGACGAGTTGACTCGACTTTGAGCGGATGCTCAATTTGCTTCCAGGCTGTGACTTTACCACCCTTGTTAAGGTTTGGCATTTGCTTAGTTGAGTTTGTGTGAATACCCAGAAAGTCGCTCAGTTGTTGCAGACTGTGTCGGTGCGACACATCTAATATCAAGTACTCAATCTGGTGTGTGTTCAAAAAGCACAGTAACTTTTTACGATGCTGTTGGTAGATATCTGTCAAGTAGTGATCGCACGCGATATTATCCGCACTCAAGTTGGCAAAAGTATCATAGTAGCAACGTTTTAGCGTGTCATTGAATCCACCTTGGTGAGTCTCTAGCCTAGGTAGCATGCGGGTGAGCAAGCGTCTGACTGATGGGACCCAGCTTTCCATAGATCTGTCCAGATATATAAAGCGGCTGTTCGGGTATAAAGCGGCGAGCTGTTCATAGTCATTAAAGACCGGTGTGTCTGCAATTACTTGCGCTTGCGCAAGCGCTTCACGTGTGTATGCCGTATGTGCTGTTTTAAACCCAAACTCGAGAAATGCAGCACATACGCTGGTAGTGCCGGTTCTTGGCAAGCCGACAATTAAGATTTTTTCCATTAAACAAAATAACAATAAAGATTAATAATAGATAGCGCCAGCAATGATAAAAAGCTCAGTGCCATTCCCATCACACGCAGCTTAAGGTTAGCCAGGTTCAGGGCGAATGAATGCAAAATACGGCCGACTAAATAGGTGCCGCCGGTGAGATACAACCAAATTGCCTGCCCACCTTGAAATTCCAGTGCGAACAAGAGAATTAGCAGCAGCGGCGTGTATTCCATGAAGTTGGCATGGGCACGGATCGCCCGCTCTAATGCGGGATGCCCTCCATCTCCGAGCGCAACCTGGTGTTTGTGGCGTAAACCTATGATATCAAAGCTGAGTTTGATATAGAAAAGGGTAAATATGGCAGCAAAAAATCCTGTTATCATAATGCAGACCTACTTGTAAGTATTATAAGTAGGTCCAGTATAGGGGGTTTACTCAATAAAATATACCGCATAGACCTCAGCAGTTAATGTCGTATCAC contains:
- a CDS encoding MAPEG family protein, whose product is MITGFFAAIFTLFYIKLSFDIIGLRHKHQVALGDGGHPALERAIRAHANFMEYTPLLLILLFALEFQGGQAIWLYLTGGTYLVGRILHSFALNLANLKLRVMGMALSFLSLLALSIINLYCYFV
- a CDS encoding sulfotransferase, which gives rise to MEKILIVGLPRTGTTSVCAAFLEFGFKTAHTAYTREALAQAQVIADTPVFNDYEQLAALYPNSRFIYLDRSMESWVPSVRRLLTRMLPRLETHQGGFNDTLKRCYYDTFANLSADNIACDHYLTDIYQQHRKKLLCFLNTHQIEYLILDVSHRHSLQQLSDFLGIHTNSTKQMPNLNKGGKVTAWKQIEHPLKVESTRHGKADRDSLLYSEQ
- a CDS encoding DUF4376 domain-containing protein, producing the protein MSSVTFNDVLLAIELGKDIQDIQTLLQKATEVQSDRLCEWNKLRNIAEEYAIEHNIDVNKHLSNFDISNPKPVPTIAVSFDYLSGAMRNRSKENRSHEVARIVVDYNNMRFDGDETSQNRMARACLFMSDTEQVDWILADNTVVKVDKATLMHVGRLAGQKQAALWIK
- a CDS encoding tRNA-(ms[2]io[6]A)-hydroxylase; protein product: MFELKFHTPFDWTHKVMADFDIFLQDHAAAEKKASGMAMSMLSHYPDRIKLVKAMADLAIEEMIHFKQVLKLLTDRNVTLGNDKADPYIKKMRALFRQGSDEFLIDRLLVAAVIEARGHERFSLVAEALPEGKEKDFYVTIAKSEEKHKNLFVELGYEYFDKAIIDARLEEILIAEAEICESIPFTAALH